One Paenibacillus riograndensis SBR5 DNA segment encodes these proteins:
- a CDS encoding spore germination protein: MTNPTQTSFPSLDQNSDYIEAAMFHTNDLKKRSISFQGRKGMVFYLESITDTELIERNVIVPFSRNPDKDLTELFTTLSFSMETELNQGIQGLLEGSCLYFSEGISEFYVLFTPAKYERSISEPENEGVIRGPHNGFIEQMKVNLYLIRKQIASPNLKVRYFTLGKTVPKQVSLVYMENTASPELVNIVETRIQKISLDWVLSTGFIQELTEDSPFSIFPQLINTERPDHTATYLLDGYVAILLDGDPTALIVPASFFSFYQTPDDYNNRWFIASFVRFIRLIGFVTAFQLPALYIATVSFHSNVLPLQLFYTIQGSLTRVPFPPLIEAMLLELIFELLREAGLRLPSRVGQTIGIVGGLVIGDAIVKAGLVSYTMIIVVALTAISSFLIPSNEMSSAIRFMRFPLMIAASLFGYIGISFGLTLIFIHLCKLESFGQPYLRPLSPLKFQGLKDTFVRFPIWSLRKSTSNPKTDR, translated from the coding sequence ATGACTAACCCAACGCAGACCTCTTTCCCTTCTCTGGATCAAAATTCCGATTATATCGAAGCGGCAATGTTTCATACCAATGACCTCAAAAAAAGAAGCATTTCCTTTCAGGGAAGGAAAGGGATGGTTTTTTACCTGGAGTCCATCACTGACACAGAATTGATTGAACGAAACGTGATTGTTCCTTTTAGCCGTAATCCGGACAAAGACCTTACTGAGCTGTTCACAACCCTCAGTTTCAGTATGGAAACCGAACTAAACCAAGGCATTCAGGGACTTCTTGAAGGAAGCTGTCTTTATTTTTCAGAAGGAATATCTGAATTTTATGTCCTGTTCACTCCTGCCAAGTACGAACGAAGCATTAGCGAACCTGAGAATGAAGGGGTAATCCGGGGACCTCATAACGGTTTTATTGAACAGATGAAGGTGAACTTATACCTGATCCGGAAACAAATAGCATCCCCAAACCTTAAGGTCCGCTACTTTACACTTGGAAAAACTGTCCCCAAACAGGTTAGCTTAGTATATATGGAGAATACCGCCAGCCCTGAACTGGTGAATATTGTAGAAACAAGAATACAGAAGATCTCCCTTGATTGGGTACTCTCCACTGGTTTTATTCAGGAATTAACGGAGGATAGTCCATTCTCCATATTTCCACAACTAATCAATACGGAGCGTCCGGACCATACTGCAACCTATCTGCTGGACGGATATGTCGCCATACTGCTGGATGGGGACCCCACAGCTCTGATTGTGCCGGCGAGCTTCTTCAGCTTTTATCAGACACCGGACGACTATAACAATCGATGGTTTATCGCTTCTTTTGTCCGGTTTATCCGTCTGATCGGCTTTGTAACAGCATTTCAGCTGCCGGCGCTCTATATTGCCACCGTTTCTTTTCACTCCAATGTCCTTCCCTTGCAATTGTTCTATACGATTCAAGGTTCATTGACCCGGGTCCCTTTTCCTCCGCTGATTGAAGCGATGCTGCTTGAACTTATTTTCGAGCTGCTGCGGGAAGCAGGACTTCGTCTGCCCAGCCGTGTAGGTCAAACTATCGGAATTGTCGGGGGTTTGGTCATCGGGGATGCAATTGTTAAGGCAGGACTGGTTTCTTATACGATGATCATTGTTGTAGCGTTAACGGCCATTTCATCTTTTCTGATCCCATCTAACGAAATGAGCTCTGCTATCCGGTTTATGCGGTTTCCCCTGATGATTGCTGCCTCATTATTCGGCTATATCGGGATATCCTTTGGGTTAACACTTATTTTTATACATTTGTGTAAGCTAGAATCTTTTGGACAACCCTATCTTAGACCATTAAGTCCGCTAAAATTTCAAGGCTTGAAGGATACATTCGTACGCTTTCCAATTTGGTCCCTCCGGAAGAGTACAAGCAACCCAAAAACGGATAGATGA
- a CDS encoding GerAB/ArcD/ProY family transporter, producing the protein MAQKEKMITKGQLFLFIIQAQIGVGILSLPSKLNETAKGGGGLSVLVAGAVTQLVIILLWLLLKKFPGLNLFNICIKLGGPIIGSLLIIVYIGYFILLGSNIMLNAVEVLRRWMLQTTPRWAVLALFSIMTLYLAREKLTVLARFYTLASVLFIPLFLFICYGLTQAHLENMFPLLEKGVLNIIKGAKETTISMYGFELMLIIYPLSEGTDKQKLITVSLSNLFVTLFYFFVVSTCLMFFNSEQIKMIPEPVIYLMKSLSFFIVDRADILFLPIWTVTLVCSIVSYCYAASMGFSVLFRRKSHRNFTPFVKIITFIIALAPATSVGIHLLDTASTYAAYLIIGGLTPVMLIISLFIKSKGSGLA; encoded by the coding sequence GTGGCTCAAAAGGAAAAAATGATAACGAAGGGACAACTCTTCCTTTTTATAATTCAAGCCCAAATCGGTGTTGGCATTCTGTCTCTTCCTTCCAAGCTTAACGAAACCGCCAAAGGCGGAGGGGGACTTTCTGTTTTAGTTGCAGGGGCTGTTACCCAACTTGTCATCATTCTTCTGTGGCTTCTGCTGAAGAAATTCCCCGGGCTTAACCTATTCAATATTTGCATAAAGCTCGGAGGCCCGATTATTGGCAGTCTGTTGATTATTGTGTACATCGGTTACTTTATTCTGCTTGGCTCCAATATTATGCTTAATGCCGTAGAGGTGCTTCGGAGATGGATGCTGCAAACCACGCCAAGATGGGCTGTACTGGCTCTTTTTTCTATCATGACACTCTACCTCGCAAGAGAAAAGCTGACCGTACTGGCAAGGTTCTATACGCTGGCTTCCGTGCTGTTTATTCCCTTATTTTTATTTATCTGCTATGGATTAACTCAAGCCCACTTGGAAAATATGTTCCCCCTCTTGGAAAAGGGGGTCTTGAATATTATAAAAGGAGCAAAGGAAACAACCATATCTATGTATGGTTTCGAATTAATGCTGATCATCTACCCGCTGTCTGAAGGTACAGATAAACAAAAATTGATAACGGTCAGTCTCTCTAACCTGTTTGTGACCCTGTTCTATTTCTTCGTGGTCTCTACCTGTCTGATGTTCTTTAACTCCGAGCAAATCAAAATGATACCCGAACCGGTTATTTACTTAATGAAATCTCTAAGCTTTTTCATTGTGGACCGTGCGGATATCCTGTTTCTACCGATCTGGACCGTAACCCTTGTATGTTCTATCGTAAGTTATTGCTACGCAGCGTCCATGGGGTTCAGTGTTTTATTCAGACGAAAAAGCCATCGGAATTTTACTCCGTTTGTGAAAATCATTACATTCATAATTGCGCTTGCGCCAGCAACTTCTGTCGGCATCCATCTGCTGGATACTGCCTCTACATATGCTGCCTACCTCATTATTGGCGGGCTCACGCCGGTAATGTTAATCATCTCTCTATTTATAAAGAGCAAAGGAAGTGGCCTTGCATGA
- a CDS encoding Ger(x)C family spore germination protein, producing MKLGTIALSVLIILSSLSLTGCWDQEYLKDLHLAYSAGFDLTEDGKIQETVELIIPPEIEQKATTSEIHTSSGHNLRSASNELRNRVSGNIRFLKNGFQLLGKSVAEQGLYSNLDVNFRDPGNPTSNVRVIIAEGKASDILEQKTVGESKVGEFITQKIKSLEDMSVFPKETLDTVFRYLKDPGQDFALPYIAMEGNEIITRGVALFSDQYYSGMLNPDQSILLVLLKGQKGKNARFTKKIVLGYPDNIQEYVTINVGLKKVKRKFKVSVSADKSVEVHLELKLQAIVEEFPGKRSLKENDLQKVNQAFSEILTKEAKSVVEEVQKANCDIFGVGRELIAYHHKVWRDKNWPKDYRKVHFHPKVDVKIIDTGIIE from the coding sequence ATGAAGTTAGGAACGATTGCACTCTCGGTGCTGATTATTCTTTCCTCCCTCAGTCTCACCGGATGCTGGGATCAGGAATACTTGAAGGACTTGCATCTGGCCTACAGTGCAGGGTTTGATCTAACCGAAGATGGAAAGATACAAGAAACTGTGGAATTAATCATTCCACCTGAAATTGAGCAGAAAGCCACTACGAGCGAAATTCATACGAGTTCTGGCCATAACCTGCGCAGTGCCAGCAATGAGCTGCGGAATCGGGTGAGTGGAAACATTAGATTTCTTAAAAATGGTTTTCAGTTACTCGGAAAGTCCGTGGCAGAGCAAGGCCTTTACTCTAACTTGGATGTAAACTTCAGGGACCCGGGCAACCCGACATCCAACGTCAGGGTAATTATTGCGGAAGGAAAGGCTTCCGATATTCTTGAACAAAAAACGGTCGGGGAGTCAAAGGTTGGCGAGTTCATCACACAAAAGATTAAAAGTCTTGAGGACATGAGTGTATTTCCAAAAGAAACGTTAGATACCGTGTTCCGGTACCTGAAGGATCCCGGGCAGGACTTTGCGCTTCCCTATATAGCTATGGAAGGCAATGAAATTATCACAAGAGGAGTGGCCCTTTTTAGTGATCAGTATTATAGCGGGATGCTGAACCCAGATCAGTCCATATTACTAGTCCTGCTAAAGGGACAGAAGGGAAAAAATGCAAGATTCACAAAGAAAATTGTTCTGGGCTATCCGGATAATATACAGGAGTACGTTACTATTAATGTAGGTTTAAAAAAAGTGAAGCGGAAATTCAAGGTATCGGTTTCTGCGGACAAAAGTGTTGAAGTCCATTTGGAGTTAAAGCTGCAAGCCATCGTAGAAGAGTTTCCCGGAAAGCGTTCGTTAAAGGAGAACGATCTTCAAAAAGTAAATCAAGCATTTTCGGAAATTCTCACAAAAGAAGCTAAATCGGTTGTGGAAGAAGTCCAAAAGGCCAACTGTGATATCTTTGGGGTCGGGAGAGAACTTATTGCTTATCATCACAAGGTCTGGAGGGACAAAAATTGGCCTAAAGATTATCGTAAAGTACATTTCCATCCTAAAGTGGATGTAAAAATTATAGATACCGGCATTATTGAGTAG